In Paenibacillus guangzhouensis, a single window of DNA contains:
- a CDS encoding DUF4179 domain-containing protein, whose protein sequence is MRSDSNLKNIIDARLAELTVSHDLEDRIRCASLHKKRYLQKPWTVVIIVCICIMISIPAMASKIPVFQDLVQMIDPALARFLQPIELVSEDKGIQMEVVAAMSDGETAIVYITLQDLTGDRVDRTVDLYNYSIDDANIFSHELVDYNEKTKKATIRMIANGGHQLNGKKVTIRISSFLSGKDDYGQIATDIKLTDVVHETPKTMKLDMSNIPGGGGELYSEFEKRGTVDILKVDEKTVALPPIDFAQISNIGFVQGRLHIQLKWKESIDDHGSLYLLNANGDRIDPSNLYFGVDEQGNIGYGRQYIEYIFDVNPSQISNYSLHGSFIRNKKYTEGKWAVTFQIEAEDPSKKIARNIDLGHLKLDHIIIQPTGIRMNGNMTTPDQVVVEMTMKDGKKVSYNHAVAQGAKGSLSVKYFPTSPVDLQNMKEVRVNGELITFE, encoded by the coding sequence ATGCGTAGTGATAGCAATCTTAAGAATATCATTGATGCTAGATTAGCCGAATTGACCGTCAGTCATGATCTGGAAGATAGAATACGATGTGCTTCTTTACATAAGAAAAGATATCTTCAAAAACCATGGACTGTTGTCATTATTGTATGTATCTGTATCATGATTTCGATACCTGCGATGGCGTCCAAAATCCCTGTATTCCAGGATCTTGTTCAGATGATTGACCCAGCACTGGCTCGATTTCTTCAACCTATAGAATTGGTTTCTGAGGATAAGGGAATCCAAATGGAAGTTGTCGCTGCCATGAGCGATGGTGAGACTGCTATCGTTTATATAACACTGCAAGACTTAACGGGTGATCGAGTAGATCGAACCGTAGACTTGTACAATTACTCGATTGACGATGCCAACATATTCTCGCATGAGCTTGTCGATTATAACGAGAAGACAAAAAAGGCAACGATACGAATGATTGCGAATGGCGGACATCAATTGAATGGGAAAAAAGTGACGATTCGTATAAGTTCATTTCTGAGCGGTAAAGATGATTACGGGCAAATTGCTACGGACATTAAACTTACCGATGTCGTACATGAAACCCCAAAAACGATGAAACTTGATATGAGCAATATCCCTGGAGGCGGTGGTGAGTTATACTCTGAATTCGAGAAAAGGGGTACCGTTGATATCTTGAAAGTTGACGAGAAAACAGTTGCCTTACCTCCTATAGATTTTGCGCAGATATCTAATATTGGCTTTGTTCAAGGGAGACTTCATATTCAGTTAAAATGGAAAGAAAGTATCGATGATCATGGATCTTTATATCTTTTGAACGCAAATGGTGATCGTATTGATCCTAGCAACCTATACTTTGGCGTCGATGAGCAAGGAAACATAGGGTATGGACGGCAATATATCGAGTATATTTTTGATGTAAATCCATCCCAGATTTCCAATTATTCTTTACATGGCTCTTTCATCAGAAATAAAAAATACACGGAGGGGAAATGGGCAGTAACTTTCCAAATCGAAGCAGAAGATCCCTCGAAAAAAATCGCTCGGAATATTGACCTTGGGCATTTGAAGTTAGATCATATTATCATTCAACCGACGGGAATCCGCATGAATGGGAATATGACAACCCCAGATCAGGTCGTAGTTGAAATGACGATGAAGGATGGCAAGAAAGTCTCATACAATCATGCTGTAGCTCAGGGGGCTAAAGGGAGTTTGAGTGTGAAATACTTCCCAACCTCTCCGGTTGATTTGCAAAATATGAAAGAAGTCCGTGTGAATGGGGAATTGATCACATTTGAATGA